The stretch of DNA TCATCATATAGATTTAGCAGTTGAACTCCAATCGTTGATTTACTTTTTGAAGAATTATCCGTTGGAAAAATAAATATAAGACATTTTTTGAGGAGGTGACCAATATGCTTGGTCCAGGAAGTTGGATTATTGTCGGAGTCGTTGCATTGTTGATTTTCGGTCCGAAAAAGTTACCTGAGCTAGGAAAGGCAGCTGGAAAGACATTAAGAGAATTCAAGAATGCGACAAGTGGCCTCGTAGATGATGATAACGAACAAGATAAAAAAGAAAAAGATAAAGACAATGAGCAAGACAAGAAGAACAAAGATCAGGACTAGTTAGGAAGGTAGTTTCGTATGACGGAAAGACAAATGACGCTTCAAAGCCATGTTGAAGAACTGAGAAAAAGAATTTTCATCGTCATACTTATTTTT from Pseudalkalibacillus berkeleyi encodes:
- a CDS encoding twin-arginine translocase TatA/TatE family subunit — its product is MLGPGSWIIVGVVALLIFGPKKLPELGKAAGKTLREFKNATSGLVDDDNEQDKKEKDKDNEQDKKNKDQD